In Geotrypetes seraphini chromosome 4, aGeoSer1.1, whole genome shotgun sequence, a single window of DNA contains:
- the ATP5MD gene encoding ATP synthase membrane subunit DAPIT, mitochondrial translates to MAGHDAGAQYNFTGIQKYFNSYTITGRRNCVLATYAGVAMIFLYFKLKPKKQPAAVKEK, encoded by the exons ATGGCAGGACATGACGCTGGTGCACAGTACAACTTCACCGGGATCCAGAAATACTTCAACTCGTACACGATCACAGGCAGGAGGAAT TGTGTGTTGGCAACATATGCAGGGGTTGCAATGATCTTTCTGTATTTCAAACTAAAGCCTAAAAAACAACCTGCAGCtgtgaaagaaaaataa